A region of the Myxococcus stipitatus DSM 14675 genome:
TCGGCGGACGTCTCGGCGGAGCCGAAGGTCGCGGTCCTGCTCAACGCGAACGCCCGCAAGGTGGACGCCCGGGTGGTGAAGTCGCTGTCGCACGTCGTGCCGGAGCAGGACCTGTTCCTCTCCCGCTCGCCCCTTGACGGTCGCCGCATCGCCCAGACGGTGCTGGAGCGCGGCTACCCGATGGTCTTCACCGGCGGCGGCGACGGCACGTTCATGGGCTTCGTGAACGAGGTGCTCCAGCAGGTCGGCCCTCGAGGCCGCTTCGCTGGCCAGCAGGCGCCCCGCTTCGGCATCCTCAAGCTGGGCACGGGCAATGGAATCGCCGCCCACGTCAACGCCTCCGGCACCCGGGGCGACGGCATCCTCAACGACGTGCTGCGCGCCCGGACGGGGGAAATCCCGGGCTTCCGCCCCATGGACCTGCTGATGGTGGATGGTCAGCGCGCGCCCTTCGCGGGCCTGGGCGTCGATGGCAAGGTGCTCAACGACTACATCTGGGTGAAGGAGAACCTGGGCAAGGGCCTGCTCAAGAGCGTCCTCTCGGGCAGCGGGGGCTACTTCTCCGCCGTGGCCTGCAAGACGGTGCCGCACTACCTGACGAACTCCACCTGGGTCGAGTGCGAGGTCGTCAACGGGCAGGCCGGCGAGGCGTACCGGCTGGGCGCGGATGGGCAGCCCGTGGGCGAGCCCATTGCCCCGGGCGAGCTGCTCTTCCGGGGCAAGCTGATGATGGCCGCCGCGGGGACCATGCCCTTCTACGGCTATGGCTTCCGCATGTTCCCGTTCGCGTGTGGGCGGCGGGGCTTCATGCAGTTGCGGCTGGGCCAGGTGACGCCGACACAGGTGCTGGCCAACCTGCCCCGCTTGTGGAACGGCCGCTGGTTCCCGGAAGGCCTCCACGACTTCCACGTCCGCGACGCCACCATCCGCTTCGCGCGCCCCATGCCGTTCCAGGTCGGCGGCGATGCGGCCGGGTACCGCGACGAGGTCTCCCTGTCCGTGGCACCCGACTCCATCGAGCTCGTCGACTTCAACGGCGCGCTGAACTGAGCGGAGCCGAGGGGCGGGCCCTTCCCGCCCCCCTCGCTCAGCCCCTGTCGCGCGAGGCCGGAGGCTTCTCTCCCGGCTCCTTGCGACGTCCCACCAGGAACGAATAGCTGACGCTGGCCTTGCCGTTGCTCTCGCGGTGCAGCGCCAGCTCTTCGCGAAGCGCGGAGGCCTGAGCGCCCGACGTCGGCCGCAGGCTCGCCTCGACTTCGCGGTAGTAGTCGTCGAGCTCCGAGTCGTGCAGCGTCTCGGCCGACTCCGGCTCGAAGCCACCCAGCTCCAGGGACTGGAGCATCTCGCGGGGCAGCAACAGCGGCGCCCCCAGCCGACGCTCCCAGAGCTCGCCCGCGGCCTTGGGAAGGACCCGCCCCACCCTCACGGGGAACGTCATCCCCAGCCGGCCTCGCCGCGCCAGCAAGGGCCGCAGGTTCGCCAGCGTCGCACGCAGGGAGTAGAGCACCCGGCCCTGGATGAGGATGGCGTCCAGCCAGCCGTCCGAGAAACCGAGGGCATCCCACGTCACGCGCCGGGCCTCGATGCGGTCCGACAGCCCCTGATGACGAACCTTGTCTCGAAGGGTCGCGACCTGGGCTTCGTCGGTGTCCGCGGCGATGACGGTGCAGCCCATCTCCCGGGCCAGCACCAGCGCGGCGCTCGCGTCACCTCCACACCCGAGCACCAGCACGCGAGAGCCCGGCTCCAGTTGGGCCACCTTGGCGAAGCGCCGGGTTGCGTCGTCGGAACTGAACGCACGCCGGGCGTCCGCGGGGTGGTACAGCGGAAAGGACTCGGCCGGGCTCATAGGTTCCTCATATATCCAACCCCGGAGTGACTTCCAGAGACGGGGCGGGCTCCCCACCCGAGGGAGAAGCCCCCGCGCACCTGGCTTCACAGGTAGTAGATGACGCGAGGGTCTTTGTGGAGCTGGTCGTAGATGCCGCGCCGTTGCTCCTCGGACAGCAGGTAGACCGACACGCTCAACGACACGTAGTTGCCCTTGCTGCTGGGCTGCTCGTGGATGGAGTCCGGGGAGATTTCGGAGCCCATCAGCTTCCGGAACAAGTCCCGCACGTGCTCCGCGAACCCGGAGTCCTTCTTGCCCATGACCTTGAAGGTATAGACCGAGGGGTACTCGATGAGGGGCTTCTTCTCCGCGTCTTCCGAGGGGGTGTCTCCGGGTCCGTCCTTCTTCATGTCACGTCTCTTTGCTCCGGCGCGCGGGGGCGGGCTAGAGCAGGTTGGCGGCGAGCTCGGCCAGGGCGCTGCGCTCGCCCTTGGCCATGGAGATGTGCGCGGCGATCTTCTCGCTCTTGAAGCGATTGACCACGTGCACCAGGCCGTTGTTGGTCGAATCCACGTAGGGGTTGTCGATCTGGAACGGGTCCCCCGTGAGGATGATCTTCGTGTTGTCGCCCACGCGGGTGATGATGGTCTTCACCTCGTGGGGGGTGAGGTTCTGCGCTTCGTCCACGATGATGAACTGGTTGGGGATGCTCCGGCCGCGGATGTACGTGAGCGGCTCGATTTCCATCAGCCCCAGGTCCAACAGCTCGTGGTAGCCGCGTCCGGCCTTCTTGTCCGCGCGGCTGAGGTTCATCAAGAACTCCACGTTGTCGAAGATGGGCTGCATCCAGGGGTTGAGCTTCTCCTCGACGCTCCCGGGCAGATACCCGATGTCCCGCCCCAGGGGGAAGATGGGTCTGCTCACCAGGAGCTTTTGGTAGAGGTTCTCCTCGGTCACCTTCTGGAGGCCCGCGGCGATGGCCAGCAGCGTCTTGCCCGTACCCGCCTTGCCGACGATGGTCACCAGCTTGATGTCGTCATTGAGCAGCAGGTCCAGACAGAAGGCCTGCTCCATGTTGCGCGGACGGATGCCCCAGGTGCCTTCCTTGCTCTGCCGCAGCAGGGGCACCACGCGGTTCTTGAGGCCGTGCAGGCGCCCCATCGCGGTGTGTGAGGGGTTCGTCTCGTCCTTGAGCAGCACGAGCTGGTTGGGGAAGAGCGTGTCCACGTCCGGCAGCTCCACCTCCGCGCCGGGCTTGTACATCTGGTCCACCAGCGCCTTGGGGACGAGCCGCTCGGTGAAGCCGGTGTACAGCTCGGTGATCTCCACCCGCTCCGTGTCGTAGTCCTCGGCGACGAGGCCCAGCGCGTCGGCGCGGATGCGCAGGTTGGTGTCCTTCGTGATGAAGACCGCCTGCGTGTCCGGCTCCTGCTCCATCAGGTCGATGGCCACCGCGAGGATGCGGTTGTCCATCAGGTTGCTGTCCGCCATCGACAAGGGCAGGTCGCGCTCGGTGAAGCACACGCGCAACATTCCGCCCCGAGGCAGCGGCACGCCCTCCTTGAGCGAGCCCTCCGCGCGGAAGCCGTCCAGGTAGCGCGCGACCAGCCGGGCGTTGCGGCCCAGCTCCGAGAGGTCGCGTTTGAACTGGTCGATCTCCTCGATGACGTAGATGGGGATGATGACGTTGTTGTCCTCGAAGCCGTAGATGCTGCGCGGATCGTGGAGGAGGACGTTGGTGTCGAGGATGAAGTTCTTTCGCATCGTGGGTTGCGCGACCTGATTGGTTCGGGTGCGACCGCTGGGGACCGTGCGACGTGGATGAGCCTGACGCCCACTCCAATATAGACAGGGGCTCCCACGGAAGCAGCCAGGTTGACGCCTTCCGTGCCCGCTGTTGGAAACCCCACGCCCGGGCCCCACACCGAGGGCCCTCCGGTGGCCGGCCCGGATACCCGCGCGTGACGCGCCTGGAACAGAGGGCGATCAGTGCGCGAGGACCGGGGCGAGCGGGTCGTAGCCCAGCAGGTCCGCCAACCGCTCGGGCGGGGGCCCCGGAGGCATGCGCTCCCAGGGAAAGCGCTGGCGGAGTGCTTCCTCGTCGAGCGTGAGCAACCGCCGGCCCATCTTCTCGCGGCCCTCGAGCCACTTCTTCATCTCGAATGCGTCACGCAGCCTGGGGCTGAAGGGGGCGAGCATGGGCATGGGGATGAAGGGGACGTGTTGTCCCTCGGCGTCGCGCATGCAGCCGAGCTCCACCGCCCAGGCGACCAACCATCTGGGGCGCGAGTCTCCCGCATCCCGCAGCGCGAGGAAGCGCCCTTGAGCTTCGCCGTCGACGAAGAGGAAGCGCCGGTCGTAGACCGTGGCGGCGGCGTAGGTCGAGGGAGTGAGCGCGAGCCCCTCCGCGCCGATGCGACGGGCCATGAGCATGACCAGTTCCAGGAGGGGCGCGGAGAGCGCGAGGCCTGGGTGACTCTGGCCGGGCAGTGGAGGCCGGTGCCAGTCGAAGGAGCGACCCGGGTTCTGGAGCAGCAGCGCGTCCACGTACAGCAGAGGCACGGTGGCGAGCAGGCCGCCGAGGCCCACTTCGGCGCCGGTCGCCATGCGCAGCGAGATATCGGCGACGGGAGCATAGAAGCGGCGGCTCCAGAGGATGATGCGAGGGTGGAAGGGATCTTCCCCCTGGATGCGCAGCTCCATGGGGCCGACGCGTTCCTCCGCGCGCTGGAGGAGGCCATAGGCGCGCAGTCCCCGCTCCAGGCCCTGGTGGCTGTAGGTCCCGAAGAGAAGGCCCCCGCGAGTTTGCTGGGAGTCGCCGAGCCCCAGGTCTTCGAGTGAAAGCTCTTCGGGGTCGGGCGCGGCCAGGTCCGCCCCGCTGAGGCTCTGGAAGATGCGGCGGAAGCGGGGGTTGATGGGCAGCGTCCGAGGCATGCGGCCTCCTAGTCGTAGCGGATGTCGACGACGGTCAGTTCGATTTCGCCCCGAGGGCGGCGCACCTCGACGGTGTCACCGATGCCCTTGCGCAGGAGGGCGCGGCCGATGGGGGACTCCACGCTGATGCGACCTCCGGCGGCGTCAATCTCATCGGACCCGACAATCTGGTACGTGGTCCGGGCGCCGTCCTCGTCCTCGAGGGTGACGGTGGCGCCGAAGTAGACGCGTGCACGGTCACTCTGTTCAGAAGGTGTGACGATGGTGGCGGTATCGAGGCGTCGTTGGAGGAAGCGGATGCGGCGGTCGATTTCGCGCAGGCGCTTCTTGCCGTAGATGTACTCGGCGTTCTCGGAGCGGTCGCCCTGGGCGGCGGCGGCGGAGACCTCGGCGGTGACCTTGGGGCGCGCCTCGTTGAGCAGGCGGATGAGCTCGCGGTGCATCCGCTCGGCGCCCAGCCGGGTGAGGTAGCGGCGGAAGGGGGCCTTCTCATCACCCTCCTCTGCCTCCAGGTCGTCGAGCTCGTCCGGGGACAGGTCCTGGGCCATGAGGCTTGTATACAGCCGATGGCTGACGGCAGGAGGACGTCCCGCCGCCGAC
Encoded here:
- a CDS encoding diacylglycerol/lipid kinase family protein, which encodes MLVQPLRSPELRRSPSADVSAEPKVAVLLNANARKVDARVVKSLSHVVPEQDLFLSRSPLDGRRIAQTVLERGYPMVFTGGGDGTFMGFVNEVLQQVGPRGRFAGQQAPRFGILKLGTGNGIAAHVNASGTRGDGILNDVLRARTGEIPGFRPMDLLMVDGQRAPFAGLGVDGKVLNDYIWVKENLGKGLLKSVLSGSGGYFSAVACKTVPHYLTNSTWVECEVVNGQAGEAYRLGADGQPVGEPIAPGELLFRGKLMMAAAGTMPFYGYGFRMFPFACGRRGFMQLRLGQVTPTQVLANLPRLWNGRWFPEGLHDFHVRDATIRFARPMPFQVGGDAAGYRDEVSLSVAPDSIELVDFNGALN
- a CDS encoding SAM-dependent methyltransferase, whose translation is MSPAESFPLYHPADARRAFSSDDATRRFAKVAQLEPGSRVLVLGCGGDASAALVLAREMGCTVIAADTDEAQVATLRDKVRHQGLSDRIEARRVTWDALGFSDGWLDAILIQGRVLYSLRATLANLRPLLARRGRLGMTFPVRVGRVLPKAAGELWERRLGAPLLLPREMLQSLELGGFEPESAETLHDSELDDYYREVEASLRPTSGAQASALREELALHRESNGKASVSYSFLVGRRKEPGEKPPASRDRG
- a CDS encoding YbeD family protein → MKKDGPGDTPSEDAEKKPLIEYPSVYTFKVMGKKDSGFAEHVRDLFRKLMGSEISPDSIHEQPSSKGNYVSLSVSVYLLSEEQRRGIYDQLHKDPRVIYYL
- a CDS encoding PhoH family protein, which translates into the protein MRKNFILDTNVLLHDPRSIYGFEDNNVIIPIYVIEEIDQFKRDLSELGRNARLVARYLDGFRAEGSLKEGVPLPRGGMLRVCFTERDLPLSMADSNLMDNRILAVAIDLMEQEPDTQAVFITKDTNLRIRADALGLVAEDYDTERVEITELYTGFTERLVPKALVDQMYKPGAEVELPDVDTLFPNQLVLLKDETNPSHTAMGRLHGLKNRVVPLLRQSKEGTWGIRPRNMEQAFCLDLLLNDDIKLVTIVGKAGTGKTLLAIAAGLQKVTEENLYQKLLVSRPIFPLGRDIGYLPGSVEEKLNPWMQPIFDNVEFLMNLSRADKKAGRGYHELLDLGLMEIEPLTYIRGRSIPNQFIIVDEAQNLTPHEVKTIITRVGDNTKIILTGDPFQIDNPYVDSTNNGLVHVVNRFKSEKIAAHISMAKGERSALAELAANLL
- the greB gene encoding transcription elongation factor GreB yields the protein MAQDLSPDELDDLEAEEGDEKAPFRRYLTRLGAERMHRELIRLLNEARPKVTAEVSAAAAQGDRSENAEYIYGKKRLREIDRRIRFLQRRLDTATIVTPSEQSDRARVYFGATVTLEDEDGARTTYQIVGSDEIDAAGGRISVESPIGRALLRKGIGDTVEVRRPRGEIELTVVDIRYD